A window of the Ipomoea triloba cultivar NCNSP0323 chromosome 14, ASM357664v1 genome harbors these coding sequences:
- the LOC116004714 gene encoding probable LRR receptor-like serine/threonine-protein kinase At3g47570, producing the protein MAVVVIIVFERRKKRTNKSLEIDLPPRCIPPRISYYDLQRMTHGLSDSNLLGKGSFSSVYKGILSSGTSCAIKVFDMEIQGGLKSYDVECEVMRNLRHRNFARVINSCSNLDFKALVFDYMPNGSLDNWLHSNENFLDIRQRLDIMIHVASALEYLHHDYFVPVVHCDLKPSNILLNEEMVGHVSDFGIAKFLDDEQSMAHTKTLTTFGYIAPEYGSQGLVSIRSDVYSYGVVLMETFTRMKPSDNIFSGDSTLKRLVESSLLPNAIAQVIDLNLLPQDQIEISTKYVECVTSIML; encoded by the exons ATGGCAGTTGTTGTGATTATTGTAtttgaaagaagaaagaagagaacCAACAAATCATTAGAAATTGATCTACCACCACGGTGCATCCCCCCAAGGATTTCATACTATGATTTGCAACGCATGACACATGGTTTAAGTGATAGCAACTTGCTTGGGAAAGGCAGCTTTAGTTCTGTTTACAAAGGAATATTGTCAAGTGGGACTTCTTGTGCTATTAAGGTGTTTGACATGGAAATACAAGGTGGACTCAAGagttatgatgtagaatgtgaAGTAATGCGTAACCTACGACATCGGAACTTTGCCCGAGTAATCAATAGTTGCTCAAATTTAGACTTCAAGGCTTTGGTGTTCGATTACATGCCTAATGGAAGTCTAGATAATTGGCTTCACTCAAATGAAAATTTCTTGGATATACGTCAAAGACTGGATATAATGATACATGTGGCATCAGCATTGGAGTATCTTCACCATGATTATTTTGTACCAGTCGTTCATTGTGATTTGAAACCCAGCAATATTTTGCTAAATGAAGAAATGGTTGGTCATGTAAGTGATTTTGGGATAGCCAAGTTCCTAGATGATGAGCAAAGCATGGCACATACGAAGACCTTGACTACATTTGGGTATATTGCTCCAG AATACGGATCTCAAGGGCTGGTATCAATTCGGAGTGACGTTTACAGTTATGGTGTTGTGTTAATGGAGACATTCACGAGGATGAAACCAAGTGATAACATTTTCTCTGGGGATTCAACCTTAAAGCGCTTGGTAGAGTCTTCACTACTACCAAATGCAATAGCTCAAGTCATAGACTTGAATTTATTGCCTCAAGATCAAATTGAAATATCCACCAAGTATGTAGAATGTGTTACTTCTATTATGCTGTGA